The following proteins are encoded in a genomic region of Micrococcaceae bacterium Sec5.8:
- a CDS encoding LysM peptidoglycan-binding domain-containing protein: MRAAANSSLPDRRRGLGADAAAAAAILLLGLVLAGTGGSILLRWRSSSSRHQSLGFEDQLGIAANTAGLIVIVWWALSLFIAVVAACLERRGNLRAASATGRFAPAFMRRLALATLGLHLLTAPLAVASTAAPVPDAAVIPKASVAWTPTALPAGTGTAADTSAPVPGPTPRPGQPAANPAVAGPQWQPLSPVVDPGPLAAQPPRHQQPSSPASEVTVRPGDSLWSLSAARLGPFASDVDIAVDWPRLYQANKDIIGGNPNLLRPGQVLRLPASE; the protein is encoded by the coding sequence ATGCGGGCAGCAGCAAACAGTTCCCTCCCGGACCGGCGTCGCGGGCTTGGCGCTGATGCCGCTGCGGCCGCCGCCATTTTGCTGCTGGGACTTGTTCTTGCGGGAACAGGAGGCAGCATCCTTCTGCGCTGGCGGTCTTCCTCGTCTCGTCATCAATCGCTCGGATTCGAAGACCAGCTAGGGATCGCTGCAAACACGGCCGGCCTGATAGTCATCGTCTGGTGGGCCCTCTCCCTGTTCATCGCTGTCGTGGCCGCCTGCCTGGAACGCCGGGGGAACCTCCGCGCAGCATCTGCGACCGGAAGGTTCGCCCCGGCTTTCATGCGCAGGCTGGCCTTGGCCACTCTGGGACTGCACCTGCTCACCGCCCCGCTGGCCGTGGCTTCGACTGCAGCCCCGGTACCGGATGCCGCCGTCATCCCCAAAGCGTCTGTGGCGTGGACTCCGACGGCCCTCCCGGCTGGGACTGGCACTGCGGCGGACACGTCCGCACCGGTTCCCGGGCCCACGCCCCGCCCCGGACAACCGGCGGCCAACCCTGCCGTCGCCGGTCCGCAGTGGCAGCCGCTCAGTCCGGTTGTCGACCCCGGGCCGCTGGCCGCGCAGCCCCCGCGTCACCAACAGCCTTCCAGCCCGGCAAGCGAAGTGACGGTACGCCCCGGAGATTCACTCTGGAGCTTGTCGGCGGCCCGCCTCGGACCCTTCGCCTCGGACGTGGACATCGCCGTGGACTGGCCGCGGCTTTACCAAGCCAACAAGGACATCATCGGCGGGAACCCCAACCTCCTGAGGCCCGGCCAGGTATTGAGACTTCCGGCCAGCGAGTGA
- a CDS encoding WhiB family transcriptional regulator — translation MDWRNRAACLDKDPELFFPVGNTGPALLQIEEAKSVCRRCPVVDTCLQWALESGQDAGVWGGMSEDERRALKRRAARARRAS, via the coding sequence ATGGATTGGCGTAACCGCGCAGCGTGCCTTGACAAGGACCCGGAGCTTTTCTTCCCCGTCGGAAATACCGGTCCTGCTCTCCTGCAGATCGAGGAAGCCAAAAGTGTTTGCCGTCGATGCCCCGTGGTCGACACGTGCCTGCAGTGGGCCCTCGAGTCCGGACAGGACGCCGGTGTATGGGGGGGCATGAGCGAGGACGAACGCCGCGCGCTCAAGCGCCGCGCTGCCCGGGCCCGCCGCGCCTCCTGA
- a CDS encoding Rv3235 family protein — MTALTRHHAAAEAATSITPPLRLVPGGGAPEARPSGPRVPAVPQLRLADEEQEVCAISRSTVQAAIEVLAGTRPAQQLARRLDERCLAALQHRAALTRRVPCGASPTAGRLHRNPSVRSVRACRISADIYEASAVVVEELRVRAVALRLERCRLTWRITVLEIG, encoded by the coding sequence ATGACCGCCTTGACCAGACACCATGCCGCTGCGGAAGCCGCAACGTCGATAACTCCGCCACTGCGCCTGGTGCCCGGCGGCGGCGCGCCGGAGGCGCGTCCGTCCGGTCCCCGCGTTCCGGCAGTTCCGCAGTTGCGCCTGGCTGATGAGGAACAGGAGGTATGCGCAATCTCGCGCAGCACCGTCCAGGCTGCCATAGAAGTACTGGCCGGCACCCGGCCGGCGCAGCAGCTGGCCCGTCGGCTCGATGAACGCTGCCTCGCTGCCCTGCAACACCGGGCCGCTTTGACCCGGCGCGTGCCGTGCGGGGCGAGTCCGACTGCAGGCCGGCTGCACCGCAATCCTTCCGTTCGGTCGGTCCGGGCGTGCCGCATTTCCGCTGACATCTATGAAGCAAGCGCCGTCGTGGTCGAGGAACTGCGGGTACGGGCGGTCGCCCTTCGGCTGGAGCGGTGCCGGCTGACCTGGCGGATCACCGTTCTGGAGATTGGCTGA
- a CDS encoding helix-turn-helix domain-containing protein, translating to MPRFLTLADVAEQLQINAPAAYALVRSGELKAIQVGGRGQWRVEEKMLEQYIEERYAEATRMIQEAKAKVR from the coding sequence ATGCCACGATTCCTGACCCTCGCCGACGTCGCGGAGCAGCTCCAGATTAACGCTCCTGCTGCTTACGCACTTGTGCGCAGTGGTGAACTCAAGGCCATCCAGGTGGGCGGACGCGGCCAGTGGCGTGTTGAGGAAAAGATGCTCGAGCAGTACATCGAGGAGCGCTACGCCGAAGCCACCCGGATGATCCAGGAAGCCAAGGCCAAAGTCCGCTGA
- a CDS encoding NAD-glutamate dehydrogenase, whose product MSSGSSVEDQTLSIGAEAGYLRDYYEHLAGEDARGYPQELLASRASLHKDAAANRFPGRASITISDETDRSVVYIVTDDMPFLVDSVNAELVRQNAPIHLVMHPLFVVTRNRQSGELVKVSRVPSHLGISSGDTAAMPNLSHLIAQGDNASHMESWIAVEIDLVDEAKRAALIEGIGRVLADVRAAVEDWPKMRNRALQIAKGLDNVADAAQIAELRQAQELLRWLDDGNFTFLGYREYELKTESGEDVLEPREDSGLGLLRGSADTPHQIQHLTETGRKKAREKRALVITKANSRSTVHRSAYLDYIGVKSFDAAGNVNGERRFIGLFATTAYSGSVRDIPVVREKVAAVLNDAGFPPDSHSGKDLLGILETYPRDELFQIEVPDLAAIATGIQRLQERRRTRLFLRPDIYGRFMSALVYLPRDRYTTNVRLRIEQELRQTFDAVSIDYEARMTESALARLFFRIRLPKNADVSNVSSDDLEKRLVRAARSWSEGIAEVLRTQADAAGGLTDDGAKGLAGVWAEAFPASYRVDYEVEDALTDIARFEKYGAAPEHAGEDVKEQPGVHVYLPEGAGATLEEDARVKLYMLEPKSLSQILPYFHNLGLEVLDERPFEIETADHRDFFLYDLGLKYPAGVDPLETGQLLADSFSAAVSGAVESDSFDRLVLREGMHWRQVVVLRAYAKYMRQMGNTNSYGFLADTLLANPAVNRGLNDLFEVRFDPALSSDARQAKQEEVLTALDAAIEQVATLDADRVLRTFKNLIQATLRTNHYQNKAHLSLKLDPSVIEGLPFPTPMFEIWVYSPRVEGVHLRFGKVARGGLRWSDRREDFRTEILGLVKAQTVKNAVIVPTGAKGGFYAKQLPDPASDRSAWMAEGIESYKTFIRGLLDVTDNLVTMPEGERLVPPADVVRHDDDDSYLVVAADKGTASFSDIANGLAKEYGFWLGDAFASGGSVGYDHKAMGITARGAWESVKRHFSELDLDTQSEPFTVVGVGDMSGDVFGNGMLLSKHIRLLAAFDHRHIFLDPTPDEAVSFDERQRLFELPRSSWDDYNKSLISQGGGVFARQAKSIPVSEQVRYALGLPEGTTKLSPPELLRAILLAPADLLYNGGIGTYVKAGTETHSEVGDKANDSIRVDGCDLRVKVVGEGGNLGMTQRGRIEAALQGVILNTDAIDNSAGVDCSDHEVNIKIFVDRMVAAGKLDPAERSEFLASMTDEVGRLVLEDNIDQNILLLNDRMRVSEWSPSYERLMDWLEKSADLKRDLEALPTTETLRERLEQGQGLTSPELSVLAAYAKIELASALRDSDLAEDPWFRATLRAYFPQQLRDRFDADLDTHPLRREIIATVVANDMINMGGITFAFRAMEETSATEAAVAKAFVALREVYELDIMVGELNELPASFPTEHWSTIHLDIRRLLDRAVRWILSQSNASRPIAETVAEFKPLMDPMRSRLLDYLRGQDRDRVAEWLEKARSWDVPEDLAHRWAELFESFVLLDVAKIVHASPEPVENIAHVYYAVFNRFHADSLLERITKLPREDRWQALARAALRDDLYSTVSDMTKAVLESSPQEMPAEERLLAWESQNVEQLDRARSMFDEVNALEADDMASLSVALRLLRSIVRR is encoded by the coding sequence ATGTCGTCTGGGTCCAGCGTGGAGGATCAAACCCTTTCGATCGGTGCCGAAGCCGGCTACCTGAGGGACTACTACGAGCACCTCGCCGGAGAAGACGCCCGGGGGTATCCACAGGAGCTCCTGGCGTCCCGGGCGTCCCTGCACAAGGACGCTGCGGCGAACCGGTTCCCGGGACGGGCCAGCATCACGATCTCCGATGAAACCGATCGCAGTGTCGTCTACATTGTCACCGATGACATGCCCTTCCTCGTCGACTCTGTCAACGCGGAACTGGTCCGGCAGAATGCCCCCATCCATCTGGTGATGCACCCGCTGTTCGTCGTGACCCGCAACCGCCAGAGCGGGGAGCTCGTCAAGGTTTCCCGTGTGCCCTCCCACCTGGGGATCTCCAGCGGTGACACCGCGGCGATGCCCAACCTCTCGCACCTGATCGCCCAGGGTGACAACGCTTCGCATATGGAATCCTGGATTGCCGTCGAAATTGATCTCGTGGACGAGGCGAAGCGTGCGGCGCTGATCGAAGGTATCGGCCGTGTGCTCGCTGACGTGCGGGCCGCCGTCGAGGACTGGCCGAAGATGCGCAACCGGGCACTTCAAATTGCCAAGGGCCTGGACAACGTGGCCGATGCCGCACAGATCGCCGAGCTCCGCCAGGCCCAGGAGCTGCTGCGCTGGCTGGACGATGGAAACTTCACGTTCCTCGGCTACCGCGAATACGAACTCAAGACCGAATCCGGCGAGGACGTGCTGGAACCCCGCGAAGACAGCGGCCTGGGGCTGCTGCGCGGCAGCGCCGACACACCGCACCAGATCCAGCACCTCACCGAGACGGGCCGTAAAAAAGCCCGGGAGAAGCGTGCACTGGTCATCACCAAGGCCAACTCCCGCTCCACCGTGCACCGTTCCGCGTACCTGGATTACATCGGGGTAAAGAGTTTCGACGCGGCCGGTAACGTCAACGGCGAACGCCGCTTCATCGGACTCTTCGCCACCACGGCCTACTCCGGCTCCGTGCGCGACATCCCGGTAGTGCGTGAGAAGGTCGCCGCGGTACTGAACGACGCCGGGTTCCCGCCGGATTCGCACTCCGGCAAAGACCTCCTGGGCATCCTCGAGACCTACCCCCGCGACGAGCTGTTTCAAATTGAAGTTCCCGACCTGGCGGCCATTGCCACGGGCATCCAGCGTCTGCAGGAGCGGCGCCGGACCAGGCTGTTCCTTCGGCCGGACATTTACGGGCGTTTTATGTCCGCGCTCGTCTATCTCCCGCGGGACCGCTACACCACGAACGTCCGCCTCCGCATCGAGCAGGAACTGCGCCAAACCTTCGACGCCGTGTCCATCGACTACGAGGCGCGGATGACGGAATCAGCGCTGGCGCGTCTTTTCTTCCGGATCAGGCTTCCCAAGAACGCCGATGTCAGCAACGTCAGCAGCGACGACCTCGAAAAGCGGCTGGTCCGTGCTGCCCGCTCGTGGAGCGAAGGCATCGCCGAGGTCCTGCGCACCCAGGCCGATGCGGCCGGGGGCCTCACCGACGACGGCGCCAAAGGCCTCGCCGGCGTGTGGGCGGAAGCCTTCCCTGCAAGCTACCGCGTCGACTACGAAGTGGAGGATGCCCTCACCGACATCGCACGCTTCGAGAAGTACGGCGCTGCACCGGAGCACGCCGGGGAAGACGTCAAGGAACAGCCTGGCGTCCACGTCTACCTCCCCGAAGGGGCCGGAGCGACGCTCGAAGAGGACGCCCGCGTCAAGCTTTACATGCTGGAGCCCAAAAGCCTCAGCCAGATCCTGCCCTACTTTCACAATCTGGGGCTCGAGGTACTGGACGAACGTCCGTTCGAGATCGAGACCGCAGACCACCGCGACTTTTTCCTATATGACCTCGGCCTGAAGTACCCCGCAGGGGTGGACCCTCTCGAAACCGGTCAGCTTCTGGCCGACTCCTTCAGCGCCGCGGTCTCCGGAGCCGTGGAGTCGGACAGCTTCGACCGGCTGGTCCTGCGGGAGGGAATGCACTGGCGCCAGGTGGTGGTGCTGCGGGCCTACGCCAAATACATGCGGCAAATGGGCAACACCAACTCCTACGGATTCCTCGCCGACACCTTGCTGGCCAACCCTGCGGTCAACCGCGGCTTGAATGACCTTTTTGAAGTCCGCTTCGATCCCGCGCTGAGCTCCGACGCCCGCCAGGCAAAGCAGGAGGAAGTCCTCACCGCCCTCGACGCAGCGATCGAACAGGTCGCAACGCTGGATGCCGACAGGGTGCTGCGGACCTTCAAGAACCTGATTCAGGCCACACTGCGGACAAACCATTACCAGAACAAGGCGCATCTGAGCCTTAAGCTGGACCCGTCAGTCATTGAAGGACTGCCGTTCCCGACTCCCATGTTTGAAATCTGGGTTTATTCGCCCCGGGTCGAGGGTGTGCATCTGCGTTTCGGCAAGGTGGCACGCGGCGGGCTGCGCTGGTCGGACCGGCGTGAGGACTTCCGCACCGAAATCCTGGGCCTGGTCAAAGCCCAAACTGTCAAGAACGCCGTGATTGTGCCCACCGGAGCCAAGGGCGGGTTCTACGCCAAGCAGCTCCCGGACCCGGCCTCGGACCGTTCCGCATGGATGGCTGAGGGCATCGAAAGCTACAAGACGTTCATCCGCGGGCTCCTGGACGTCACCGACAATCTCGTGACAATGCCGGAGGGCGAACGGCTGGTGCCACCGGCCGACGTCGTACGGCATGACGACGATGATTCCTACCTCGTCGTCGCGGCCGATAAGGGGACCGCGTCCTTCTCCGACATCGCCAACGGGCTGGCCAAGGAGTACGGGTTCTGGCTCGGCGACGCCTTCGCCTCAGGCGGGTCGGTCGGGTACGACCACAAAGCGATGGGCATCACCGCCCGCGGGGCCTGGGAATCCGTCAAACGGCACTTCAGCGAGCTTGACCTGGACACCCAGTCCGAGCCCTTCACTGTGGTGGGCGTCGGTGACATGTCCGGCGACGTCTTCGGCAACGGGATGCTGCTCTCCAAGCACATCCGGCTGCTCGCGGCCTTTGACCACCGGCACATCTTCCTGGATCCCACCCCCGACGAGGCTGTTTCCTTCGACGAACGCCAGCGGCTCTTCGAGCTGCCCCGTTCGTCCTGGGACGATTACAACAAGTCCCTGATCAGCCAGGGTGGCGGCGTCTTCGCCCGTCAGGCGAAATCGATTCCGGTCTCGGAGCAGGTCAGGTACGCGCTCGGATTGCCGGAAGGCACCACGAAGCTCAGCCCGCCCGAACTGTTGCGCGCCATCCTGCTCGCTCCGGCCGATCTGCTCTACAACGGCGGCATCGGCACGTACGTCAAGGCCGGCACGGAAACCCATTCCGAGGTGGGCGACAAGGCCAACGACTCCATCCGGGTCGACGGCTGCGACCTGCGCGTCAAGGTGGTTGGCGAGGGTGGCAACCTGGGCATGACCCAGCGTGGCCGGATCGAGGCGGCCCTGCAGGGTGTCATCTTGAACACCGACGCGATCGACAACTCCGCTGGTGTGGACTGCTCGGACCACGAGGTCAATATCAAGATTTTCGTTGACCGGATGGTCGCCGCGGGGAAACTCGATCCTGCGGAGCGGTCGGAGTTCCTGGCTTCGATGACCGACGAGGTCGGCCGGCTGGTGCTCGAGGACAACATCGATCAGAACATCCTGCTGCTCAATGACCGGATGCGGGTTTCCGAGTGGAGCCCAAGCTACGAGCGCCTCATGGACTGGCTGGAGAAATCGGCGGACCTCAAGCGGGACCTGGAGGCGCTGCCCACTACAGAGACGCTCCGCGAGCGGCTGGAGCAGGGGCAGGGCCTGACCTCGCCTGAGCTGTCCGTGCTGGCGGCCTACGCCAAGATCGAACTCGCCTCGGCGCTTCGGGACAGCGACCTCGCCGAGGACCCCTGGTTCCGGGCGACCCTGCGGGCCTACTTCCCGCAGCAGCTGCGGGACAGGTTCGATGCAGACCTGGACACCCACCCGCTGCGCCGCGAAATCATCGCGACCGTCGTGGCAAACGACATGATCAACATGGGCGGCATCACCTTCGCGTTCCGCGCCATGGAGGAAACCTCCGCCACTGAGGCCGCAGTCGCCAAGGCTTTCGTGGCACTTCGTGAAGTCTACGAACTGGACATCATGGTGGGGGAGCTGAACGAGCTGCCCGCGTCGTTCCCGACGGAGCACTGGAGCACCATTCACCTGGATATCCGCCGGCTTCTGGACCGGGCGGTACGGTGGATCCTGAGCCAGAGCAACGCCTCCCGGCCTATCGCCGAGACCGTGGCCGAGTTCAAACCCCTGATGGATCCCATGCGGTCACGCCTGCTGGATTACCTGCGCGGCCAGGACCGTGACCGCGTGGCCGAATGGCTGGAAAAGGCGCGTAGCTGGGACGTTCCCGAAGATCTGGCACACCGGTGGGCTGAACTGTTCGAGAGCTTTGTGTTGCTCGACGTCGCCAAGATCGTCCATGCGAGCCCGGAACCGGTCGAGAACATCGCCCATGTCTACTACGCGGTATTCAACCGTTTCCACGCCGACTCCCTGCTGGAGCGCATCACCAAACTGCCTCGGGAGGACCGCTGGCAGGCCCTGGCCAGGGCGGCCCTGCGTGATGATCTCTACTCCACCGTGTCCGATATGACGAAGGCGGTTTTGGAGTCGTCACCTCAGGAGATGCCGGCGGAGGAACGCCTCCTGGCGTGGGAAAGCCAGAATGTTGAGCAGTTGGACCGTGCCAGGAGCATGTTCGACGAGGTCAATGCCCTCGAGGCCGATGACATGGCCTCGCTGTCGGTAGCATTGAGGCTCTTGAGGTCAATCGTTCGACGCTAG
- a CDS encoding P-loop NTPase yields the protein MSIPVVTVGGSREDLVGGLERLHGPVSVVRRCQELAELLAACQGGMARAAVVAEGSEELTASLVDRLSAVGVAIVALTDSPEEKTRLRGIGVAAELTSVDAPTLAGRIMASVAQLAGTEQRLRPAANAGLAEPGRDPAGAGSPATGGVESPGTGQIIAVWGPAGSPGRTLLAANMAGELAADGKSVLLVDADSYGASVAAMLGLLDEAAGLAQACRLADQGLLDPEALLRIATPVVTKTGTFRVLTGITRADRWTELRAAALSLVLARATQVVEVIVIDTGFCLESDEELSFDTMAPRRNAATLRSLEVADTVFAVGLADSIGVPRLVRGLAELQAAVPHASPHVVLNKVRPSAVGRFPERQLRDAWERYGPTVPLAAFLPADPAACDAALLAGSLLLESAPDSPLRRAIASLVCAPVQGKSHSSVFSSTARRRLKR from the coding sequence ATGAGTATCCCGGTAGTCACCGTCGGCGGCTCGAGAGAGGACCTGGTGGGCGGGCTGGAGCGCCTCCACGGGCCGGTCTCAGTGGTCCGGCGGTGCCAGGAACTTGCGGAGCTGCTGGCGGCCTGCCAGGGAGGAATGGCCCGTGCGGCGGTCGTGGCCGAAGGCAGTGAGGAGTTGACGGCGTCTCTGGTGGACCGGCTGTCCGCCGTTGGCGTCGCCATCGTTGCCCTGACCGACAGTCCGGAGGAGAAAACCCGGCTGCGGGGCATCGGCGTCGCCGCCGAACTCACCAGCGTCGATGCCCCTACCCTCGCCGGACGCATCATGGCGTCCGTCGCACAACTCGCTGGCACCGAACAAAGGCTGCGGCCGGCGGCCAATGCCGGTCTTGCTGAACCGGGCAGGGACCCCGCCGGCGCGGGCAGCCCTGCCACGGGGGGTGTTGAAAGCCCAGGCACGGGGCAGATCATTGCCGTGTGGGGACCCGCCGGCTCGCCGGGACGGACCCTGCTTGCCGCCAACATGGCAGGCGAACTCGCCGCGGACGGCAAGTCCGTGCTGTTGGTCGACGCAGACAGCTACGGCGCCAGCGTCGCTGCCATGCTGGGGCTCTTGGACGAAGCGGCAGGACTCGCGCAGGCTTGCAGGCTTGCCGATCAGGGCCTGCTCGATCCTGAGGCGCTGCTCAGGATCGCGACCCCGGTGGTGACAAAGACGGGCACCTTCCGCGTATTGACCGGAATTACCCGGGCCGACCGCTGGACCGAACTCCGCGCCGCAGCCCTTTCCCTGGTGCTGGCCAGGGCCACGCAGGTGGTGGAGGTCATCGTCATCGACACCGGGTTTTGCCTCGAGTCCGACGAAGAACTGAGCTTCGACACCATGGCTCCGCGGCGAAATGCTGCGACGTTGCGGAGCCTCGAGGTGGCGGACACGGTGTTTGCTGTAGGGCTGGCTGACTCCATCGGGGTGCCGAGGCTCGTTCGGGGCCTCGCGGAACTTCAAGCCGCTGTCCCGCACGCATCCCCGCACGTGGTGCTGAACAAGGTCCGTCCGTCCGCGGTGGGACGATTCCCGGAACGGCAATTGCGTGATGCCTGGGAGCGGTACGGGCCCACGGTGCCGCTGGCGGCATTCCTTCCCGCGGATCCCGCCGCCTGTGATGCGGCGCTGCTCGCCGGGTCGCTGTTGCTTGAGTCCGCCCCCGACTCTCCGCTCCGGAGGGCCATCGCATCCTTGGTTTGTGCACCCGTCCAAGGAAAAAGTCATTCCTCTGTATTTTCTTCCACAGCGAGACGCCGTCTAAAGCGTTAG
- a CDS encoding histidine kinase N-terminal domain-containing protein, translated as MAIFTDPIREHADFGPGDAEWLHLLVGDWQMVADLAFADLALWFPHPEFGYVALAHVRPSTSHTVFHADFVGEGIRSDLQPLVDKAWESRTIERSNETNWSSDMALRVEAVPMVRNGRTLAIVTTHMDLSSSRMPSRLELTYRQCAYDLLRMGTLGLWPDFASPTGSRRGAPRVGDGLIRLDAEGIVQYASPNGVSAFRRLGDGESLEGRSLAEVTAGLLKDRRLVDETLPLVVTGRMPWRSEIESRGVSLSLRAIPLRDEQHRFGALVLCRDVSELRRREMELVTKDATIREIHHRVKNNLQTVAALLRMQSRRMVSDEAKQGLEQAMRRVATIALVHETLSQGLTQSVDFDELIGRQFRLSAEVASPSQQVRTERSGLFGDLPSDFATPLALVINELVTNAVEHGLEGRTGTVWLAAARSESEDGDELLTVTVADDGVGIPATPYVEGLGLQIVRTLVTSELGGSIQWKARDGGGTAVQIVLSLAKR; from the coding sequence GTGGCAATCTTTACGGACCCTATCAGGGAGCATGCTGATTTTGGGCCGGGGGATGCCGAGTGGCTGCACCTCCTGGTCGGCGACTGGCAGATGGTCGCCGACCTGGCGTTCGCGGACCTGGCGCTGTGGTTTCCGCACCCCGAGTTCGGCTACGTAGCCCTTGCCCACGTCCGTCCCTCCACCTCGCACACGGTGTTCCACGCCGACTTCGTGGGGGAGGGGATCCGGTCGGACCTGCAACCGCTCGTTGACAAAGCGTGGGAAAGCCGGACGATTGAGCGCTCCAACGAGACCAACTGGAGCAGCGACATGGCCCTCCGGGTCGAGGCCGTGCCAATGGTCCGCAATGGCCGGACGCTCGCCATCGTCACCACCCACATGGATCTCTCAAGCTCCCGCATGCCGTCCCGGCTGGAGCTGACGTACCGGCAATGCGCCTACGACCTGTTGCGGATGGGAACGTTGGGGCTGTGGCCGGACTTCGCCTCGCCTACCGGTTCGCGCCGCGGCGCCCCCCGCGTCGGTGACGGTTTGATCCGGCTCGATGCCGAGGGAATCGTCCAGTACGCGAGCCCCAACGGGGTTTCCGCGTTCCGGCGGCTCGGCGACGGCGAGTCCCTCGAGGGCCGAAGCCTGGCCGAGGTCACGGCCGGCCTGCTGAAGGACCGCCGCCTGGTGGACGAGACCCTGCCGCTGGTGGTCACCGGACGCATGCCGTGGCGCAGCGAAATCGAGTCCCGCGGGGTCAGCCTGTCGCTGCGGGCGATCCCGCTCCGCGATGAGCAGCACCGGTTCGGCGCGCTGGTGCTTTGCCGGGATGTCAGCGAGCTGCGGCGCCGGGAAATGGAACTCGTTACCAAGGACGCCACCATCCGGGAAATTCATCACCGGGTGAAAAACAATCTGCAAACCGTTGCCGCGCTGTTGCGCATGCAGTCCCGGCGCATGGTCAGCGACGAGGCCAAACAGGGACTTGAACAGGCGATGCGGCGTGTGGCCACGATCGCCCTCGTGCATGAGACGCTGTCCCAGGGCCTGACCCAGAGCGTCGACTTTGACGAGCTTATCGGGCGCCAGTTCCGCCTCTCCGCCGAGGTTGCGTCACCGTCGCAGCAGGTCAGGACTGAGCGGTCCGGACTCTTCGGCGATCTGCCAAGTGACTTCGCCACTCCGCTGGCGTTGGTCATCAACGAACTGGTGACAAACGCCGTCGAACATGGCTTGGAGGGGCGAACCGGAACCGTCTGGCTGGCCGCGGCCCGGTCAGAGAGCGAGGACGGCGATGAACTGCTGACCGTGACCGTGGCGGACGACGGCGTTGGCATCCCCGCCACACCCTATGTGGAGGGACTCGGCCTGCAGATCGTCCGCACCCTGGTGACCAGCGAACTCGGTGGCAGCATTCAGTGGAAAGCCAGGGACGGTGGCGGGACGGCCGTCCAGATTGTCCTGAGCCTGGCCAAACGGTAG